The following proteins are co-located in the Silene latifolia isolate original U9 population chromosome 1, ASM4854445v1, whole genome shotgun sequence genome:
- the LOC141640733 gene encoding uncharacterized protein LOC141640733: MAEILNAYIISARTKHIIYMLEEIRVALMQRLVKKKTEMENKCTFVCPRVQEKLEKEKELAAMCKPLPSSDIVYQVMYGTDNPTVNLETRECTCKKWNLTGIPCGHAIAAIFDKYEKAEDYVDDRYKKETYLRIYGSSITSCPGERH; the protein is encoded by the coding sequence ATGGCAGAGATATTAAATGCCTACATTATAAGTGCTCGTACAAAGCATATCATATATATGCTTGAGGAGATAAGGGTTGCTTTGATGCAAAGGTTGGTTAAGAAAAAGACAGAAATGGAGAACAAATGTACCTTTGTCTGCCCTAGGGTACAAGAGAAGCTTGAGAAGGAGAAAGAGCTTGCTGCAATGTGCAAACCTCTGCCATCAAGTGATATTGTCTACCAGGTAATGTATGGTACTGATAACCCGACTGTTAATTTAGAGACTAGGGAATGCACTTGTAAAAAGTGGAATTTAACTGGTATCCCCTGTGGTCATGCAATTGCTGCAATATTTGACAAATATGAGAAAGCTGAGGACTATGTTGATGATCGTTACAAAAAGGAAACTTATCTGAGGATATATGGTTCATCGATAACTTCATGCCCAGGTGAGAGGCACTAG